From Fundulus heteroclitus isolate FHET01 chromosome 5, MU-UCD_Fhet_4.1, whole genome shotgun sequence, a single genomic window includes:
- the trim2a gene encoding tripartite motif-containing protein 2, whose product MATEGSTIPSPVVRQIDKQFLICSICLDRYENPKVLPCLHTFCERCLQNYIPAHSLTLSCPVCRQTSILPERGVAALQNNFFITNLMDVLQRRPDTCSQEAATLNNITAVATAQLLSCPNHGGSVMEFYCPPCETAMCQECTSGEHGEHPTVPLKDVVEQHKASLQDQLNAVKKRLPEIDSALLTLSEILQQLTNRKSSIEDDIHTTFDELQKTLNVRKSVLLMELEVNYGLKQKVLQAQLDTLLQGQEGINSSCNFTEQALSHGTEAEVLLVKKQMGERLVELANQELPLQPGENDQLDFLAETDGLKKSIHNLGTVVTTNAVASETVATGEGLRHCVVGVPTVITITTKDKDGQLCKMGNAVITAEISSPDGSKVDGEILDNKNGTYEYLFTAPKEGSFNLSLRLYNRHIRGSPFKIKANLHASPNADGTKKRLKSPGSGHIKQKAIKRPASMYSTGRRKENPIEDDLIFRIGTKGRNKGEFTNLQGVAASSQGKVLIADSNNQCVQVFSNDGQFRSRFGIRGRTPGQMQRPTGVAVHPSGDIIIADYDNKWVSIFSSDGKFKNKVGSGKLMGPKGVAVDRNGHIIVVDNKACCVFIFQANGKLVTKFGSRGNGDRQFAGPHFAAVNNNNEIIVTDFHNHSVKVFNTEGEFLLKFGSNGEGNGQFNAPTGVAVDVNGNIIVADWGNSRIQVFDGSGSFLSYINTSADPLYGPQGLALTSDGHVVVADSGNHCFKVYRYLQ is encoded by the exons ATGGCCACGGAGGGCTCCACTATTCCCAGTCCCGTTGTCCGCCAAATCGACAAGCAGTTCCTGATCTGCAGCATATGCCTGGACCGCTACGAGAACCCCAAAGTGCTGCCCTGCCTGCACACCTTCTGTGAGAG GTGCCTGCAGAACTACATCCCGGCCCACAGCCTCACCCTGTCGTGCCCTGTGTGCCGCCAGACATCGATCCTCCCGGAGAGGGGGGTGGCGGCGCTGCAGAACAACTTCTTCATCACCAACCTGATGGACGTGCTGCAGCGAAGGCCAGATACCTGCAGCCAGGAGGCCGCCACCCTCAACAACATCACCGCCGTGGCTACGGCTCAGCTGCTCTCCTGCCCCAACCATGGAGGAAGT GTGATGGAGTTTTACTGTCCTCCGTGCGAGACGGCCATGTGTCAGGAGTGCACCAGTGGCGAACATGGAGAGCACCCGACCGTGCCTCTTAAAGACGTGGTGGAGCAGCACAAGGCCTCGCTACAGGATCAGCTGAACGCTGTCAAGAAGAG GCTGCCGGAGATAGACTCCGCCCTGCTGACGCTGTCGGAGATCCTCCAGCAGCTGACCAACCGGAAGAGCTCCATTGAAGACGACATCCATACGACCTTTGATGAGCTGCAGAAGACGCTCAATGTTCGCAAGAGTGTGTTACTCATGGAACTGGAGGTCAACTACGGGCTCAAACAGAAG GTTCTCCAGGCCCAGCTGGACACCCTGCTGCAGGGCCAGGAGGGCATCAACAGCAGCTGTAACTTCACCGAGCAGGCCCTGAGCCACGGCACCGAGGCCGAGGTGCTGCTGGTCAAGAAGCAGATGGGCGAGCGCCTCGTCGAGCTGGCCAATCAGGAGCTCCCCCTGCAGCCCGGCGAGAACGACCAGCTGGACTTCCTCGCGGAGACGGATGGATTAAAGAAATCCATTCACAACTTGGGCACCGTGGTGACCACCAACGCCGTCGCGTCCGAGACGGTGGCCACAGGCGAGGGGCTGCGGCACTGCGTGGTGGGCGTGCCCACAGTCATCACCATAACCACCAAGGACAAGGACGGGCAACTGTGCAAGATGGGCAACGCAGTCATCACGGCGGAAATCTCCTCCCCTGACGGGAGCAAAGTTGACGGAGAGATACTGGACAACAAGAACGGCACCTATGAGTACCTGTTCACTGCTCCCAAAGAGGGTTCCTTTAACCTATCGCTGCGCTTGTACAACCGACATATCAGAGGAAgcccttttaaaataaaggccAACCTGCACGCGTCCCCGAATGCGGACGGCACAAAGAAGAGGCTGAAGTCTCCGGGCAGCGGACACATCAAGCAGAAGGCCATCAAGAGGCCGGCGAGTATGTACAGCACGGGGAGGCGGAAAGAGAATCCCATCGAGGATGATCTTATCTTCCGAATAG gTACCAAAGGAAGAAACAAAGGAGAATTCACAAATCTGCAGGGAGTGGCAGCCTCCTCGCAGGGAAAAGTGCTGATAGCGGACAGCAACAACCAGTGTGTTCAG GTATTTTCCAACGACGGCCAGTTCAGGAGTCGCTTCGGGATCCGGGGCCGGACTCCGGGTCAGATGCAGCGGCCGACGGGCGTGGCTGTCCACCCCAGCGGTGACATCATCATCGCCGACTACGACAACAAATGGGTCAGCATCTTTTCAAGCGACGGCAAGTTTAAG AACAAAGTGGGCTCGGGGAAACTGATGGGGCCTAAGGGCGTGGCGGTGGACAGAAACGGACACATCATCGTGGTCGACAACAAGGCCTGCTGCGTTTTCATCTTCCAGGCCAACGGCAAGCTGGTCACCAAGTTCGGTAGCCGTGGCAATGGAGACAGACAGTTTGCAG GCCCCCACTTTGCTGctgtcaacaacaacaacgaaaTCATTGTGACCGACTTCCACAACCACTCAGTGAAG GTGTTCAACACGGAAGGGGAGTTCCTGCTGAAGTTCGGCTCCAACGGCGAGGGGAACGGCCAGTTCAACGCCCCCACCGGAGTGGCAGTGGATGTCAACGGGAACATCATCGTAGCCGACTGGGGCAACAGCAGGATACAG GTGTTTGATGGCAGCGGCTCTTTCCTCTCCTACATCAACACATCGGCAGACCCGCTCTACGGCCCGCAGGGATTGGCGCTCACCTCCGACGGACACGTGGTGGTGGCGGATTCTGGCAACCACTGCTTCAAAGTCTACCGCTATCTGCAGTAG